The bacterium genome segment GTCAGTAAGACGATTTTGAGGGAAATTGTAAGTTCTTATTTTTTCACTTCTTTCCCCTGTTTTAATTTGTTTTTTCCTTTCTTCGTCTATTTTACTTTTTTTCTCTTCTTCGTAAATTTTTTGTAATCTTGCTTTTAAAATTTTCATTGCCTTACTTTTATTTTTAAACTGAGACCTTTCGTCCTGACAACTTGCAGAAATACCGGTTGGTATATAAGTTATTCTCACAGCAGAAGATGTTTTGTTGACATGCTGTCCTCCATGACCTGAGGCGCGAAATGTCTCAATTTTCAAATCATTAGGGTCAATTTTAATTTCTCCTTCTTCTATTTCGGGAAAAACAGATACAGTTGCCGCTGAGGTGTGAATTCTTCCATAATTTTCTGTTTCAGGTATTCTTTGGACCCTATGAACCCCACTTTCATATTTGAAATCACCATATGCACCATTCCCAGTAACAAGAAAAATAATTTCTTTTATGCCACCTAACTCTGTCTTATTTAAAGAAAGAACTTCAATTTTATAATTTTTCTTTTCGCAGAATTTAGAATACATTCTAAAAAGGTCTCTGGCAAAAAGGTATGCTTCTTCTCCCCCAACTCCTCCTCTTATTTCAATTATAGTATTTTTTTTATTCTGGGCTTTTTCTGGGGAAAGATATTCTTCAATTTTTGTTTCTATTTCTTCCTTCTCTTTTTTTAGCTTCTCTATTTCCTCTTCTACCAGAACTTTTAACTCCTGCTCATCATTTTCAACAATACTTTCTGTTTCTTTAATTTTTTCTTTAAGTATATCCAATTGCCTCTTGTATTTTAAAATTTCTTCAAGTTCTCCTACTTTTTTTATTGCAGCAATATATTTTTTATCACCAACTTTCGCATTAGAAATAATCGACTGATTCTTTTTATACTCCTCTTCCAATTCCTTTAATTTTTCACTTACTTTCATATTTCTTTTTAAACTTCTCCACTCTACCAGCACTATCAACAAATTTCTGTTTTCCTGTAAAATATGGATGGCAATTTGAACATATATCAACTTTTATATCTTTTTTAGTTGACATTGTCTTAACAACACTTCCACAAACACAGGTAATTGTTGCTTCTTCATATTTTGGATGTATTTTTTCTCTCATTTTCTTCCTCCTCCTTAATAAATTCGACAAAATCATCTTTTGTTAAAGGTTTATCTACCATTATTCCTTCACTGCTAAAATACTCTATTTCTTTCCCATCAATAAGAAGTTTAACTTTTTTAACATCAGGAAATTGAGTAGCAGTAAAAACAATCTGGGCTAATCTTGTTTCCATCAAAGAAGTCCCTCCTCCCTGCTCTATTTCTTCGGAAAAATCAATATAAACAGTATCTCCATTTCTTTCTACTTTATGAAGTTTTACACCTTCGGGTAAAGTTGTTGAAATGCCTATCCTTTCTTCCTTTTCAGTTGGACCAATTAATAAATTCTCTATAAGAACCTCTATTTTTTTTTCAACGCTGCTTCCTAATGGAAGTTTCCTTTCCACTTTCACTAAATAAGTATCCTCTGTATCACTTTTCACAAAATATACATATCCACCTTTAAATTTTTTCCCGATTTTAATAAATCCAAGTACACAAATTAAAAAAACAAAAATAATAAGTAATAAAATTAAAATAATTTTTTCGCTTTTTTCCATAATACAATTATATTCTTGAAGGAGAAAAAAGTCAATCTTTATAAGTATTCAGAAAAGAGTATTATATTAATGCACAATTCTCCTAACCCGTTGTATTTGTTAAATTCCCCTTCATCCCTCTTTGTTAAATGGGAGACATTTGTCTCCTTCCTTTATCAAAGGAAGGTGGGGATGGATTTTATTAAACTCACATCATTCCCGTTGTGCTATCTGGTAGACGATAATGCACCAACTCTGCTTTGCTACTCCCCGCTACTTTAGTCGGTTTTTCAAATCTCCCCCTCATCCCTACCTTCTCCCCGTTGGGGAGAAGGATGAAATCTCCCTATATCCTCTCTGCCACAAATCACGACGGACAGATGCTTTTTCAAAGGGGGAATGGGGAAATTTTGTCTTTGTTTTTATCTTATCACAAGGTTCCATCGGACTACTTGCCATTTCTTTAAGCAACATAAGTTGATTGAAAATTATGCTTTAAAAACATTTTTCTTTTTATCTTTGTAGACATTTCTTGTGTCAACTATAACTGGTAAAATTTTTGAAAGTAATTCATAATCAATATTTGAATGGTCAGTAACAACAATTCCTGCATTATATTTTTTTAAAATAGAAGAAGAAAAAGAAATTGATTTTATAGCATGAGGAAATTGTCTTGTTTTCTTTACTTCTT includes the following:
- the rpmE gene encoding 50S ribosomal protein L31, whose translation is MREKIHPKYEEATITCVCGSVVKTMSTKKDIKVDICSNCHPYFTGKQKFVDSAGRVEKFKKKYESK
- a CDS encoding GerMN domain-containing protein; translation: MEKSEKIILILLLIIFVFLICVLGFIKIGKKFKGGYVYFVKSDTEDTYLVKVERKLPLGSSVEKKIEVLIENLLIGPTEKEERIGISTTLPEGVKLHKVERNGDTVYIDFSEEIEQGGGTSLMETRLAQIVFTATQFPDVKKVKLLIDGKEIEYFSSEGIMVDKPLTKDDFVEFIKEEEENERKNTSKI
- the prfA gene encoding peptide chain release factor 1, producing MKVSEKLKELEEEYKKNQSIISNAKVGDKKYIAAIKKVGELEEILKYKRQLDILKEKIKETESIVENDEQELKVLVEEEIEKLKKEKEEIETKIEEYLSPEKAQNKKNTIIEIRGGVGGEEAYLFARDLFRMYSKFCEKKNYKIEVLSLNKTELGGIKEIIFLVTGNGAYGDFKYESGVHRVQRIPETENYGRIHTSAATVSVFPEIEEGEIKIDPNDLKIETFRASGHGGQHVNKTSSAVRITYIPTGISASCQDERSQFKNKSKAMKILKARLQKIYEEEKKSKIDEERKKQIKTGERSEKIRTYNFPQNRLTDHRINLTLYNLNDIIEGDMEKLITTLRQELK